A single Candidatus Sulfotelmatobacter sp. DNA region contains:
- the rpsG gene encoding 30S ribosomal protein S7 has protein sequence MPRKGHIAKRTVPADAVYQSDLVTKFINSMMWQGKRSTAEGIFYEALKRVESKGGDEALKLFKKAVENAKPLLEVKTRRVGGANYQVPVEVNADRRTSLGIRWLITYARARGEKGMVDKLTNELLDAASGKGAAIKKKEDVHRMAEANKAFAHYRW, from the coding sequence ATGCCTCGTAAAGGACATATCGCAAAGCGGACCGTCCCGGCCGATGCCGTGTATCAATCGGACCTGGTGACGAAGTTTATCAACTCGATGATGTGGCAGGGCAAGCGCTCGACCGCCGAAGGCATCTTCTACGAAGCTCTGAAGCGCGTGGAATCCAAGGGCGGCGACGAAGCCCTGAAGCTTTTCAAGAAGGCGGTCGAGAACGCGAAACCTTTGCTCGAAGTGAAGACCCGCCGCGTCGGTGGCGCCAACTATCAGGTGCCGGTGGAAGTGAATGCCGACCGCCGGACGTCGCTGGGAATTCGCTGGCTGATTACCTATGCCCGGGCTCGCGGCGAAAAAGGCATGGTCGACAAGTTGACCAACGAATTGCTGGATGCCGCCTCGGGTAAAGGTGCGGCGATTAAGAAAAAAGAAGATGTGCACCGCATGGCGGAAGCCAATAAGGCGTTCGCGCATTACAGATGGTAA
- the rpsL gene encoding 30S ribosomal protein S12 encodes MPTFNQLVAQGRKRPRYKTASPALQGCPQKRGVCTRVYTQTPKKPNSALRKVARVRLTNGIEVTTYIPGVGHNLQEHSIVLIRGGRVKDLPGVRYHVIRGTLDAVGVAGRQQGRSKYGAKRSKKGDKKA; translated from the coding sequence GTGCCTACGTTTAACCAGTTGGTGGCTCAAGGCCGCAAACGGCCTCGGTACAAGACGGCGAGCCCTGCGTTGCAGGGATGTCCGCAGAAGCGCGGAGTTTGCACCCGCGTGTACACGCAGACGCCGAAGAAGCCGAACTCGGCTTTGCGCAAAGTGGCGCGCGTTCGCCTGACGAACGGAATTGAAGTCACGACGTATATACCCGGCGTCGGCCACAATCTGCAGGAGCACTCGATCGTGCTCATCCGCGGCGGCCGCGTGAAGGATCTGCCCGGTGTGCGCTATCACGTGATTCGCGGCACGCTGGACGCGGTAGGCGTTGCCGGCCGCCAGCAGGGCCGCTCGAAGTACGGCGCCAAGCGCAGCAAAAAGGGCGACAAGAAGGCTTAA